In the Corallococcus silvisoli genome, AGGACCCGGACGAGGCGAAGCGCAGCCGCGTCATGCTCGCGATGATGAAGATGGTGAAGCTGGACATCGCCACGCTGGAGCGGGCCGCCGAAGGTCGGTAGCGCGAGCAGCGGTCATCGTCGCCCCGAGGCCCTCGTCTCTCGTCGAGACGGGGGCCTTCGTCTCTCCGGGATGGCCAGGCGGGCGGAGGAGCATGTGAGCAGGCCTGGAGGGCGATTTCCTCGCGGGGAGGGCATGCGCAGCCTGCGGGCAAAGCACTTTGCCTTCAAGGAGCGCAGCGATGGCCTCGAATTGCAGCCATGTGGATCAGGTGGATGACCCGTCGCCCAGGACCGAGGGATGTGAGGAGTGCATGAAGATGGGGGACGACTGGGTGCACCTGCGCCGCTGTCTGTCCTGTGGGCACGTGGGGTGCTGTGACTCGTCGAAGAACAAGCACGCCACCAAGCACTTCCGTCAGACACAGCATCCCATCATCCAGGCCTTCCAGTCCGATGATGACTGGCTGTGGTGCTACGTCGATCAGCTCTT is a window encoding:
- a CDS encoding UBP-type zinc finger domain-containing protein is translated as MASNCSHVDQVDDPSPRTEGCEECMKMGDDWVHLRRCLSCGHVGCCDSSKNKHATKHFRQTQHPIIQAFQSDDDWLWCYVDQLFMEPRSSRGEAHP